Proteins from one Parvibaculum lavamentivorans DS-1 genomic window:
- the cas2 gene encoding CRISPR-associated endonuclease Cas2 — protein sequence MMAHSRPIPQLPWGWRSMWVIAMFDLPTDTPKARKAYARFRKDLLEDGFTMMQYSVYSRHCASIENAEVHVKRMGAVVPAQGEVRFLTITDNQFGRIKVYVGKKRQPTTQSPSQLQLF from the coding sequence ATGATGGCCCATTCGCGCCCTATTCCTCAATTGCCTTGGGGGTGGCGCTCAATGTGGGTTATCGCCATGTTCGATCTTCCAACCGATACACCGAAGGCCCGCAAAGCCTATGCGCGCTTCCGGAAGGACTTGCTGGAAGACGGCTTCACCATGATGCAGTATTCGGTCTACTCGCGGCATTGCGCTTCAATCGAGAATGCGGAAGTTCATGTGAAGCGAATGGGTGCTGTTGTGCCCGCTCAAGGTGAGGTCAGATTCCTGACGATTACCGACAACCAATTCGGAAGGATCAAGGTCTATGTCGGGAAAAAGCGGCAACCAACAACACAATCACCCTCCCAGCTTCAGCTTTTTTGA
- the cas1 gene encoding type II CRISPR-associated endonuclease Cas1 translates to MIRKTVEFATPGTRLSVANKQLVIERPDLPKATLPIEDLGVVIVDDLRATYTQAVFIELLEAGATVMVTGRDHLPAGMMLPLDAHHIQTERHRAQVEASEPTKKRAWQALIRSKIAQQGIVLAHFTGEHGGLLPMARRVRSGDPDNLEAQAAQRYWPRLFGKDFRRDRDLEGVNALLNYGYAVVRAATARATVAAGLIPSLGVFHRNRANPFCLADDLLEPYRPYVDWRVRLLANQMGEEAPSLDDRDTRAALLSIFNETVLVGGRRMPLLLALHASAASLCRALTGGEAALALPEGMPLAPDLLDNDGEG, encoded by the coding sequence ATGATCCGTAAAACCGTCGAGTTCGCAACGCCGGGGACGCGCCTTTCCGTTGCCAACAAGCAGCTGGTAATCGAGCGACCCGATCTTCCGAAGGCAACGCTGCCGATTGAGGATCTGGGCGTCGTCATTGTCGACGACTTGAGGGCGACATATACGCAAGCGGTTTTTATCGAACTGCTTGAAGCCGGTGCAACTGTCATGGTGACAGGGCGGGACCACCTGCCCGCCGGAATGATGCTCCCGCTTGATGCGCACCATATACAAACGGAGCGGCACCGGGCGCAGGTGGAAGCGAGCGAACCGACGAAAAAGCGCGCTTGGCAGGCATTGATCCGAAGCAAGATTGCGCAACAGGGCATAGTTCTTGCTCATTTCACAGGCGAGCATGGCGGCCTTCTTCCAATGGCGCGGCGCGTCCGCTCCGGCGATCCCGACAATCTGGAGGCGCAAGCCGCACAACGTTATTGGCCCCGCCTGTTCGGAAAAGATTTTCGGCGAGACCGCGATCTGGAAGGCGTCAATGCCTTGCTGAATTATGGTTATGCAGTTGTCCGCGCCGCGACGGCACGCGCGACTGTTGCGGCCGGGTTAATTCCGTCACTTGGCGTATTCCATCGAAACCGCGCGAATCCGTTTTGCCTTGCCGACGATCTTCTGGAGCCTTACCGGCCCTATGTGGATTGGCGGGTCCGATTGCTTGCCAATCAAATGGGCGAAGAGGCGCCAAGCCTCGATGATCGTGACACGCGGGCGGCGCTGCTTTCCATTTTCAATGAGACTGTTCTTGTTGGGGGCAGGCGAATGCCGCTCTTGCTTGCACTTCACGCAAGCGCCGCTTCGCTGTGCCGCGCGTTGACGGGAGGTGAAGCGGCACTGGCATTGCCCGAAGGCATGCCGCTTGCGCCCGATCTTCTCGACAATGATGGAGAGGGATGA